Proteins found in one Litorihabitans aurantiacus genomic segment:
- a CDS encoding sugar ABC transporter ATP-binding protein: MSAPVTAPVTTRGEVVMRAEAVTKAYGGTHALRGVDFELRVGEVTALIGENGAGKSTLMKILAGVEQPSTGTITLDGEPVDFRSPTEAVAHGVAIIHQELNLCPNLSIADNIFLAREETRGGMVDFGAQRRAAAEFLARLEEPLDPTMLAGDLRLGQQQLVEIARALSEDARVLIMDEPTSALSHAEVEVLFRVIRDLTSRGVSIVYISHHLDECLELADTAVVLRDGRIVAEAPMADVDLGWIVTQMVGREEGDLYAPMAHDPGEVLLSVRDLVVADPDTPGRLAVRGVSFDLHAGEVIGIYGLMGAGRTELLEALAGRNRILGGAVELDGVDLARKDVAARIEEGLILVPEDRQRDGLVQTLSVGANMAVSAVTSFVRRGFVSRRAESAAVTETGAKVRVKTASFDAPIGSLSGGNQQKVVIGKALLTSPRVLVLDEPTRGIDVGAKADIFALVAAQARTGRAVLFATSEVGEVLYACDRILVMARGEIVAELDPRTTDRELLMATADTSATATGPAGTADAVEAATFFTDHPTSDEDPR, encoded by the coding sequence ATGTCCGCCCCGGTGACGGCGCCGGTGACGACCCGCGGCGAGGTCGTCATGCGCGCCGAGGCGGTCACGAAGGCCTACGGCGGCACGCACGCGCTCCGCGGCGTCGACTTCGAGCTGCGCGTCGGCGAGGTCACCGCGCTGATCGGCGAGAACGGCGCGGGCAAGTCCACGCTGATGAAGATCCTCGCCGGCGTCGAGCAGCCCTCCACGGGCACGATCACGCTCGACGGCGAGCCCGTCGACTTCCGCTCGCCCACCGAGGCGGTGGCGCACGGCGTCGCGATCATCCACCAGGAGCTCAACCTCTGCCCCAACCTCTCGATCGCCGACAACATCTTCCTGGCGCGCGAGGAGACCCGCGGCGGCATGGTCGACTTCGGCGCCCAGCGGCGCGCGGCGGCGGAGTTCCTGGCGCGGCTCGAGGAGCCGCTCGACCCCACGATGCTCGCCGGCGACCTCCGGCTGGGGCAGCAGCAGCTCGTCGAGATCGCCCGCGCCCTCAGCGAGGACGCCCGCGTGCTGATCATGGACGAGCCGACCTCCGCGCTCTCGCACGCCGAGGTCGAGGTGCTCTTCCGCGTCATCCGGGACCTCACGAGCCGCGGCGTCTCGATCGTCTACATCTCCCACCACCTCGACGAGTGCCTCGAGCTCGCCGACACCGCCGTCGTGCTCCGCGACGGCCGCATCGTGGCCGAGGCCCCGATGGCCGACGTGGACCTCGGCTGGATCGTCACGCAGATGGTCGGGCGGGAGGAGGGCGACCTCTACGCGCCGATGGCGCACGACCCCGGGGAGGTGCTGCTGTCGGTGCGCGACCTCGTCGTCGCCGACCCCGACACCCCCGGCCGGCTGGCCGTGCGCGGCGTGAGCTTCGACCTGCACGCCGGCGAGGTCATCGGCATATACGGGCTCATGGGCGCCGGGCGCACCGAGCTGCTCGAGGCGCTCGCCGGGCGCAACCGGATCCTTGGCGGCGCGGTGGAGCTCGACGGCGTCGACCTCGCCCGCAAGGACGTCGCCGCGCGGATCGAGGAGGGGCTGATCCTGGTCCCCGAGGACCGCCAGCGGGACGGGCTGGTGCAGACGCTCTCCGTCGGCGCCAACATGGCGGTCTCGGCCGTGACCTCGTTCGTGCGCCGCGGCTTCGTCTCGCGGCGCGCCGAGAGCGCCGCCGTGACCGAGACCGGCGCGAAGGTGCGCGTGAAGACCGCGAGCTTCGACGCCCCGATCGGCTCGCTCTCGGGCGGGAACCAGCAGAAGGTCGTCATCGGCAAGGCCCTGCTGACCTCGCCCCGCGTGCTGGTGCTCGACGAGCCCACGCGCGGGATCGACGTCGGCGCCAAGGCCGACATCTTCGCGCTGGTGGCGGCGCAGGCGCGCACCGGGCGCGCGGTGCTGTTCGCGACGTCGGAGGTCGGCGAGGTGCTCTACGCCTGCGACCGCATCCTCGTGATGGCCCGCGGCGAGATCGTCGCCGAGCTCGATCCGCGCACCACCGACCGCGAGCTGCTCATGGCCACCGCCGACACGTCGGCCACCGCGACGGGTCCCGCCGGCACGGCGGACGCCGTCGAGGCCGCCACCTTCTTCACCGACCACCCCACCAGCGACGAGGACCCGCGATGA
- the rbsD gene encoding D-ribose pyranase — MKRTGIINAPLSAAIARLGHTDLVVVADAGLPVPPHVPVVDLALVYGSPRFVDVLTALLGDVVAEHAWVSRESDAWPGGAWVDDALGFAAERVEHGALKAMVGEARLVVRTGEDVAYSNVVLRCGVPFAV; from the coding sequence GTGAAGCGCACCGGAATCATCAACGCCCCGCTGTCCGCCGCGATCGCGCGGCTCGGGCACACCGATCTCGTCGTGGTGGCCGACGCCGGGCTGCCGGTGCCGCCGCACGTCCCGGTGGTCGACCTCGCGCTGGTCTACGGGTCGCCCCGATTCGTCGACGTGCTGACCGCGCTGCTGGGCGACGTCGTGGCGGAGCACGCGTGGGTCTCCCGCGAGTCCGACGCCTGGCCCGGCGGCGCCTGGGTCGACGACGCCCTCGGCTTCGCCGCCGAACGCGTCGAGCACGGCGCGCTCAAGGCGATGGTCGGCGAGGCTCGCCTCGTGGTGCGGACCGGCGAGGACGTGGCGTACTCGAACGTGGTGCTGCGGTGCGGGGTGCCGTTCGCGGTCTGA
- a CDS encoding DUF2291 family protein, protein MTATGTVAEGAFGEVGLEVAGMPEGITVGVAVPPLGSSTALRDAGAELTFGDFANQTEYQNVAIELNKLAAADVYSDLDLTTMIGSEITVVGGTTWASKTGGEVTHVTIVPVSIEVG, encoded by the coding sequence GTGACGGCCACCGGCACGGTCGCGGAGGGTGCGTTCGGCGAGGTCGGGCTCGAGGTCGCCGGGATGCCCGAGGGGATCACGGTCGGCGTCGCGGTCCCACCGCTCGGGTCCTCCACGGCGCTGCGCGACGCGGGCGCCGAGCTGACGTTCGGCGACTTCGCGAACCAGACCGAGTACCAGAACGTCGCGATCGAGCTGAACAAGCTCGCGGCGGCCGACGTGTACTCCGACCTCGACCTCACCACGATGATCGGCAGCGAGATCACGGTCGTCGGCGGCACCACCTGGGCCTCCAAGACGGGCGGCGAGGTCACGCACGTGACGATCGTTCCCGTCTCGATCGAGGTCGGCTGA
- a CDS encoding ribokinase — protein MDEGPENASQAQRVAQPAEVVVVGSINVDLLLTVRRHPRPGETLIGGGGMRSPGGKGANQAVAAALRGASTAMVGAVGDDGGAEVALSRLEDAFVDLGDVVTVPGPTGLAVVTLDDDGENTIVVVPGANAWMTPDVVERASDTVRAARVCVLQGEIPRDSIVAVAATAAAAGVRVVLNAAPALDLPRATLAVADPLVVNEHEAALVLGWAGGGEATAGESGASLADRLHALGAPSVVVTLGAAGAVGVSAGGAWAVDGLRVPVVDTTGAGDAFVGALAASLARGDGLQDAAREATRVAAHSVQRHGAQDSYPGPEVELP, from the coding sequence ATGGACGAGGGTCCGGAGAACGCCAGTCAGGCGCAGCGGGTGGCGCAACCCGCCGAGGTCGTCGTCGTCGGGTCGATCAACGTCGACCTCCTGCTCACGGTGCGGCGCCACCCGAGACCGGGCGAGACGCTGATCGGCGGCGGCGGGATGCGCAGCCCCGGCGGCAAGGGCGCCAACCAGGCGGTGGCGGCCGCGCTGCGCGGGGCGTCGACCGCGATGGTCGGGGCCGTGGGGGACGACGGCGGGGCCGAGGTCGCGCTGTCACGGCTCGAGGACGCGTTCGTCGACCTGGGCGACGTGGTGACCGTGCCGGGACCGACCGGGCTCGCCGTCGTGACGCTGGACGACGACGGCGAGAACACGATCGTCGTCGTCCCCGGCGCGAACGCGTGGATGACGCCCGACGTCGTCGAACGTGCCTCCGACACCGTCCGCGCGGCTCGCGTGTGCGTGCTGCAGGGCGAGATCCCGCGCGACTCGATCGTGGCCGTGGCGGCGACCGCCGCCGCGGCCGGCGTGCGCGTGGTGCTGAACGCCGCGCCGGCGCTCGACCTGCCGAGGGCGACGCTCGCCGTCGCCGACCCGCTCGTGGTCAACGAGCACGAGGCCGCGCTCGTGCTGGGGTGGGCCGGCGGGGGCGAGGCGACGGCGGGCGAGTCGGGCGCCTCGCTCGCGGACCGCCTGCACGCGCTCGGGGCGCCGTCGGTGGTGGTGACGCTGGGGGCGGCGGGCGCCGTCGGCGTCTCGGCCGGGGGCGCCTGGGCCGTCGACGGCCTGCGCGTCCCCGTGGTCGACACCACGGGCGCCGGCGACGCGTTCGTCGGCGCGCTCGCCGCGAGCCTCGCCCGCGGCGACGGGCTGCAGGACGCCGCCCGCGAGGCGACGCGGGTCGCCGCCCACTCCGTCCAGCGCCACGGGGCGCAGGACTCCTACCCCGGCCCGGAGGTCGAGCTGCCGTGA
- a CDS encoding FGGY-family carbohydrate kinase: protein MAHRRARLRPRGQHRRQRRRAHVDGAAAHGGDVVALGELAARAEPGLAFVPAFSGLGAPYFDRGATGLLAGITGGTTGADLARAAFDAVAHQVCDVVEAMESDGAAHLGVLHADGGATASALLMQIQADLLGRPVHVSGEPEASALGAAMLAAQGLGHTWPRAEVDASSSPSQPQRVVTPAIDDDERRARREAWRTAVARSRGTPVPTRPADAPAPPVPAPPVPAPPLGAPTSSDEAAPERRRTP from the coding sequence GTGGCTCACCGGCGCGCCCGCCTTCGCCCGCGAGGGCAACATCGTCGCCAGCGGCGCCGCGCTCACGTGGATGGCGCAGCTGCTCACGGGGGCGACGTCGTCGCCCTGGGCGAGCTCGCGGCGCGCGCCGAGCCCGGCCTCGCGTTCGTGCCGGCCTTCTCCGGCCTCGGCGCCCCCTACTTCGACCGCGGCGCCACCGGCCTGCTGGCCGGCATCACCGGTGGCACGACCGGCGCGGACCTCGCGCGGGCGGCGTTCGACGCCGTCGCGCACCAGGTCTGCGACGTCGTGGAGGCGATGGAGTCCGACGGCGCGGCGCACCTGGGCGTGCTGCACGCCGACGGCGGCGCGACCGCCTCCGCGCTGCTGATGCAGATCCAGGCCGACCTGCTCGGTCGTCCCGTGCACGTCTCGGGCGAGCCCGAGGCTTCCGCGCTCGGCGCGGCCATGCTCGCCGCGCAGGGGCTCGGCCACACGTGGCCGCGGGCGGAGGTGGACGCGTCGTCCTCGCCGTCGCAGCCGCAGCGGGTCGTCACCCCGGCGATCGACGACGACGAGCGCCGCGCCCGCCGGGAGGCGTGGCGCACCGCCGTCGCCCGCTCGCGCGGCACACCCGTGCCCACCCGACCAGCAGACGCACCCGCACCACCCGTACCCGCACCACCTGTACCCGCACCACCCCTGGGCGCACCCACCTCGAGCGACGAGGCGGCGCCGGAACGAAGGAGGACGCCGTGA
- a CDS encoding ABC transporter permease — MTTQNGSAPVSATAQARRRILGNRGVGEFLLDQRAFVALIVLVLIFSLMTDAFLTPTNLIVMTKHVAYNAILALGMLLVIITGGIDLSVGSIVGLSGIVAGVMLQGWELSLFDTTAYPAVWVVVVISLAVGGLVGALNGWLITRFNVAPFIATLGTMYIARGAALLISNGSTFPRLQGEADLGNTGFSFLGIARPLGIPTAIWIMVIFAVVIWVLATRTRFGRHLYATGGNERAAQLSGVLVKSVKMRVYVISGLCAGMAGLIIASELTSAAPQTGQSFELNAIAAVVIGGASLAGGRGTVKGALIGAFVIGFLSDGLVLVGVSSFWQTVIKGLVIVLAVILDQSQERLKKARAAAQAAQSVKRELAKSQPVASA; from the coding sequence ATGACCACCCAGAACGGCTCGGCGCCCGTGAGCGCCACGGCCCAGGCCCGACGCCGGATCCTCGGCAACCGGGGCGTGGGCGAGTTCCTGCTCGACCAGCGGGCGTTCGTCGCCCTCATCGTGCTGGTGCTGATCTTCTCGCTGATGACGGACGCGTTCCTGACGCCCACGAACCTCATCGTGATGACCAAGCACGTCGCCTACAACGCGATCCTCGCGCTGGGGATGCTGCTCGTGATCATCACCGGCGGGATCGACCTGTCGGTCGGCTCGATCGTGGGCCTGTCGGGCATCGTGGCGGGAGTGATGCTCCAGGGGTGGGAGCTGTCGCTGTTCGACACCACCGCCTACCCGGCGGTGTGGGTCGTGGTGGTGATCTCGCTCGCCGTCGGCGGTCTCGTCGGGGCGCTGAACGGGTGGTTGATCACGAGGTTCAACGTCGCGCCCTTCATCGCGACGCTCGGCACGATGTACATCGCCCGCGGCGCCGCGCTGCTGATCTCGAACGGTTCGACCTTCCCGCGCCTGCAGGGCGAGGCCGACCTCGGCAACACCGGGTTCTCCTTCCTCGGCATCGCCCGCCCGCTCGGCATCCCGACGGCGATCTGGATCATGGTGATCTTCGCCGTCGTGATCTGGGTGCTGGCTACGCGCACGCGCTTCGGCCGCCACCTGTACGCGACCGGCGGCAACGAGCGCGCCGCCCAGCTGTCCGGCGTCCTCGTGAAGTCCGTGAAGATGCGCGTCTACGTCATCTCGGGCCTGTGCGCCGGGATGGCCGGCCTCATCATCGCCTCGGAGCTCACCTCGGCCGCACCCCAGACCGGCCAGTCGTTCGAGCTCAACGCGATCGCCGCCGTCGTGATCGGCGGGGCCTCCCTCGCCGGCGGCCGCGGCACCGTCAAGGGCGCCCTCATCGGTGCCTTCGTCATCGGCTTCCTCTCCGACGGGCTCGTGCTCGTCGGGGTCTCCAGCTTCTGGCAGACCGTCATCAAGGGTCTCGTGATCGTGCTCGCCGTGATCCTCGACCAGAGCCAGGAGCGTCTCAAGAAGGCCAGGGCGGCGGCCCAGGCCGCCCAGAGCGTCAAGCGCGAGCTTGCGAAGTCCCAGCCTGTCGCGTCCGCGTAG